In the Acomys russatus chromosome 11, mAcoRus1.1, whole genome shotgun sequence genome, one interval contains:
- the Rpl10a gene encoding 60S ribosomal protein L10a, translated as MSSKVSRDTLYEAVREVLHGNQRKRRKFLETVELQISLKNYDPQKDKRFSGTVRLKSTPRPKFSVCVLGDQQHCDEAKAVDIPHMDIEALKKLNKNKKLVKKLAKKYDAFLASESLIKQIPRILGPGLNKAGKFPSLLTHNENMVAKVDEVKSTIKFQMKKVLCLAVAVGHVKMTDDELVYNIHLAVNFLVSLLKKNWQNVRALYIKSTMGKPQRLY; from the exons AGCAGCAAAGTCTCCCGCGACACCCTGTACGAGGCGGTGCGGGAAGTCCTGCACGGGAACCAGCGCAAACGCCGCAA GTTTCTGGAGACGGTGGAGCTGCAGATCAGCCTGAAAAACTATGACCCTCAGAAGGACAAGCGCTTCTCGGGCACCGTCAG GCTCAAGTCCACTCCCCGCCCCAAGTTCTCGGTGTGCGTCCTGGGGGACCAGCAGCACTGCGATGAGGCCAAGGCCGTGGACATCCCCCACATGGACATCGAGGCGCTCAAGAAactgaacaagaacaagaagttgGTCAAGAAGCTGG CCAAGAAGTATGATGCCTTTTTGGCCTCAGAGTCTCTGATCAAGCAGATCCCACGTATCCTGGGCCCAGGCCTGAACAAGGCTGGCAAATTCCCTTCCCTGCTGACACACAATGAAAACATGGTGGCCAAAGTTGATGAGGTGAAGTCCACCATCAAGTTCCAGATGAAGAAG GTGCTGTGTCTGGCTGTTGCTGTTGGCCACGTGAAGATGACTGATGATGAGCTGGTCTACAACATCCACCTGGCTGTCAATTTCCTGGTGTCCTTGCTCAAGAAGAACTGGCAAAACGTCCGGGCTTTGTACATTAAGAGCACCATGGGCAAGCCCCAGCGTCTGTACTAG